A part of Rhizobium etli CFN 42 genomic DNA contains:
- a CDS encoding DUF1173 domain-containing protein — MRQFLIGNQAFDDSSPEFLPQLERAYEQKLRPLCPCRQPPVPMYIARMDGQFLIKRMPLSGRDHDPGCPSYEPPYELSGLGPLIGNAIQIDAATGAAVLKLDFSLSKRGNRSASASSSEPSETVRNDPKKLSLKAMLHYLWETGELTEWTALWAGRRGWGRVRSSLLNAARQMIVRGGPLSDILFVPEVFHQEDKEGISARRAAMLAGAQLTGPGPRKLMMTVGEVKEFSSARDGQKMLVRHLPFPFMLDEGAWKRLNARYETELELWRSNEGFHLIVIATFGISGAGIASVEEVALMVVNENWIPFETIHEQRLLERLSSLKRRSVKGLRFDLSRDQPIASVTLPEAKPPPIAMFIVPTKADEDYDVALNEMIAARAEMTPWIWRVADGEMPRLP; from the coding sequence GTGCGACAGTTTTTGATCGGCAACCAGGCGTTCGACGACAGTTCTCCAGAGTTTCTGCCGCAGCTCGAACGCGCTTACGAACAGAAGCTCAGGCCACTTTGCCCGTGTCGGCAACCGCCGGTGCCGATGTATATCGCCCGGATGGATGGCCAATTCCTGATCAAACGGATGCCGCTTTCAGGACGAGATCACGATCCCGGCTGCCCATCCTATGAACCGCCATATGAGCTGTCGGGTCTTGGTCCATTGATCGGCAATGCCATCCAGATCGACGCAGCGACGGGCGCGGCTGTGCTGAAACTCGATTTCTCGCTGTCGAAACGAGGGAACCGATCGGCTTCGGCCTCATCTTCGGAGCCGTCGGAAACGGTGCGAAACGATCCGAAAAAGCTGTCGCTCAAGGCCATGCTCCATTATCTCTGGGAGACAGGGGAACTGACTGAATGGACGGCGCTGTGGGCTGGGAGACGCGGCTGGGGTCGCGTCCGCAGCAGCCTGCTGAACGCAGCGCGACAGATGATTGTCCGCGGCGGTCCGCTTAGCGACATCCTGTTCGTGCCGGAAGTGTTTCATCAGGAGGACAAGGAAGGGATCTCCGCCAGGCGCGCAGCGATGTTGGCCGGAGCCCAGTTAACCGGTCCCGGTCCGCGGAAACTGATGATGACCGTCGGAGAGGTAAAGGAATTTTCCTCAGCGCGCGATGGCCAGAAGATGCTGGTGCGCCACCTGCCTTTCCCCTTCATGCTCGATGAGGGTGCGTGGAAACGGTTGAATGCCCGATATGAAACCGAACTGGAACTGTGGCGATCCAACGAGGGGTTTCATCTCATCGTCATCGCCACGTTCGGCATTTCGGGAGCGGGGATAGCTTCGGTCGAGGAAGTGGCGCTGATGGTGGTCAACGAGAACTGGATCCCGTTCGAAACCATCCATGAACAGCGTCTCCTGGAGCGGCTCTCAAGCCTGAAGCGAAGAAGCGTGAAAGGACTCCGGTTCGATCTTTCGCGCGACCAGCCGATCGCCTCCGTGACCTTACCGGAGGCAAAGCCACCGCCGATCGCCATGTTCATCGTTCCGACGAAGGCCGACGAAGACTATGACGTTGCACTGAATGAGATGATCGCCGCGAGAGCCGAGATGACGCCGTGGATCTGGCGTGTGGCCGACGGCGAAATGCCGCGGCTGCCATGA